CGCGCTTCCAGTTCGCCTGACTCGGTCAGTTGGTATGCGTCGTTGTCCTTCGGCTCGATCAGTCCGCGGGTCACCATTCGGTCGAGCGTGCGTCGAAGACTCTGCCCATCGGTAGGTACATTGGCTATGATCGTTGCCAGCGAAGTCTCCAGGCCTTCGCTCCGCCGCATGCAGCCGAGGATGTCTTCGGCAAGCGTTTGAGGGATCGCGGCTCGTTTGCGAATCCAGGTCGAAAGCAGCCCGAAATTCGGCGAAAATACCAGCACCACCATGAACTGAAATGTACTGAACAGCACGATCGGCGGGCTCGTGGCGACATTCAACCATACCGACAAATAAACGCCGCAAATAACGCTTGAAACTCCAAATAGAGCTGACAGCGCCATCATGTGGCTCAGGCGGTTGGTCAGCAAATACGCCGTCGCGGCCGGGGTAATCAGAAGTCCCACGACCAGGATCACGCCGACAATCTGCACCGCGCTGACCACCACTAGCGACGTGCAAGTGGTCATCAACATGTGAATCAGCAGCACCGGCAATCCGATGGAAGCGGCCATGATCGGGTCGAATGACGTGAGCAGCAACTGCCGGAACCAAAGGATCGTGACAAACAAAACGACTGCCGTTACACCGGCCATCATCCATAAACGTTCGGCATCGACTGCCAGGACGTCCCCCATCACAAAATGGAAGAGATCCAAATGAATGTAGTGCGAAAACATACTGGCCAGCGCGCCACCCAGCGCAAAGATGCCGGTATACATGATGCCGATTGCCGTGTCTTCTTTGACGCGCGACACACGCGAAACAAAGCTCACCATCAGCACAGTCGTAAACCCTGCCAACAGAGCGCCGAGAATCATCCCGGCAAAGTGAGCTTCGTGCCCATATACCACCTTCATCAGCAGGTAGCCGCCGGTCACGCCAGCGAGCATTGAGTGCGAAATCGCGTCACCCAGAAAGGCCATCCTTCGCAAGATGATCAAGCAACCCACCACGCCTGAGGAAATCGCCACCAGGCAGCCTGCCACTACCGCACGTAACAGGTAGCTGTTGCCTTGAAAAGGCTCGATGAAGAGAGAATACAAAGCGTCCATTACTTCGCTTTCTCCTCGATGACGCGTCGCAGGTGCTCGAACGCACGCACGTTGCCGTCGTACACCTCACTCAACAGTTCCGGCTGCAAGATTTGCAGCGGGGTGCCGAAGGCGAACAGCCGTTGTTTCAATAGTATCAGTGCGTCGAAGAATTCCGCCGCGGTAGCCAGATCGTGATGTACGACAACCAGCGTGCGGCCTGACTTCTTGGCGTTCTCCAGCACGTTCAAGATCGCGCGTTCGGTCGCTGCATCGACACCTGCGAAGGGTTCGTCCAGCAACACTACCTGGGCACCTTGCGCGAGAGCGCGGGCCATGAACAAGCGCTGCTGCTGTCCGCCGGAAAGCGCCCCAATCTGGCGTTTACGAAGATCGGCCATTCGCACGATCGACAGGGCTTCTTCCACGATTTCCCAGTCGGCCTTGGAAGGTCCCCATTGCCACCACGGAATATTGCCGTAGCGGCCCATCATGGCAACCTCTT
This genomic stretch from Blastopirellula marina harbors:
- a CDS encoding metal ABC transporter ATP-binding protein; the encoded protein is MITDAPISPAADTSVPAIEVEHLTVSYGAVPALLDVSFAIPQGQLVGIIGPNGSGKSTLIKAILGFLRPDVGDVRIFGTPVERTRKLVAYVPQRGSVDWDFPVTVEEVAMMGRYGNIPWWQWGPSKADWEIVEEALSIVRMADLRKRQIGALSGGQQQRLFMARALAQGAQVVLLDEPFAGVDAATERAILNVLENAKKSGRTLVVVHHDLATAAEFFDALILLKQRLFAFGTPLQILQPELLSEVYDGNVRAFEHLRRVIEEKAK
- a CDS encoding iron chelate uptake ABC transporter family permease subunit codes for the protein MDALYSLFIEPFQGNSYLLRAVVAGCLVAISSGVVGCLIILRRMAFLGDAISHSMLAGVTGGYLLMKVVYGHEAHFAGMILGALLAGFTTVLMVSFVSRVSRVKEDTAIGIMYTGIFALGGALASMFSHYIHLDLFHFVMGDVLAVDAERLWMMAGVTAVVLFVTILWFRQLLLTSFDPIMAASIGLPVLLIHMLMTTCTSLVVVSAVQIVGVILVVGLLITPAATAYLLTNRLSHMMALSALFGVSSVICGVYLSVWLNVATSPPIVLFSTFQFMVVLVFSPNFGLLSTWIRKRAAIPQTLAEDILGCMRRSEGLETSLATIIANVPTDGQSLRRTLDRMVTRGLIEPKDNDAYQLTESGELEARRLMRAHRIWEAYLARLGMPEEEIHDRAHLLEHVNDEAAVDYLDDRLGHPITDPHGQEIPEDFVHLVPGKEVHASLLREGHVAEVTLVVPEGSFDLEIGDRLTTGPRTDNEQTWTFQVNDSTMYLHLNHHQADSITVRLVDTPEAHN